Proteins from one Chitinophaga oryzae genomic window:
- a CDS encoding LOG family protein, producing the protein MKNIVVFCGSSAGQEPVYMEQASQLGAALARRNIGLVYGGAKVGLMGAVADGALQAGGKVTGVLPHFLQQKELAHNGLTDLILVDTMHERKTKMNELSDGVIALPGGFGTMEELFEMLTWGQLGLHQKPIGLLNVNGFYDALHQLSQTMTEKGFLSAANRDMLLYSDRIDDLLTKMEQYRPVEKPKWITPAQS; encoded by the coding sequence ATGAAAAATATCGTCGTTTTTTGCGGATCCAGCGCCGGACAGGAGCCGGTTTATATGGAACAGGCCTCTCAACTGGGCGCAGCTCTCGCCCGGCGCAACATCGGGCTGGTATATGGCGGCGCCAAAGTGGGCCTGATGGGCGCGGTGGCCGACGGCGCCCTGCAGGCAGGCGGTAAAGTGACCGGCGTACTGCCTCATTTCCTTCAGCAGAAAGAACTGGCGCATAACGGTCTCACCGACCTGATACTGGTAGACACCATGCACGAACGCAAAACCAAAATGAATGAACTGTCAGACGGCGTCATTGCGCTGCCGGGCGGCTTCGGCACCATGGAAGAATTATTTGAAATGCTGACGTGGGGGCAACTGGGGCTGCATCAGAAACCCATAGGCCTGCTCAATGTAAACGGTTTTTACGACGCGCTGCACCAGCTGTCGCAAACCATGACGGAGAAAGGCTTCCTGTCGGCCGCCAATCGTGACATGCTGCTGTACAGCGACCGGATCGACGACCTGCTGACGAAAATGGAACAATACCGTCCGGTGGAAAAACCGAAATGGATTACGCCGGCGCAAAGCTAG
- a CDS encoding aconitate hydratase, producing the protein MVFDIDMIKKVYAALPGKVEATRQLLGRPLTLAEKILYAHLYAPTTTPFERGKSYVEFAPDRVAMQDATAQMALLQFMTAGRDKVAVPSTVHCDHLIQAKVGATQDLAAAVDTNKEVYDFLSSISDKYGIGFWKPGAGIIHQVVLENYAFPGGMMIGTDSHTPNAGGLGMVAIGVGGADAVDVMAGLPWELKMPKLIGVKLTGKMSGWTSAKDVILKVAGILTVKGGTGAIVEYFGEGADSLSATGKGTICNMGAEIGATCSLFAYDSKMADYLKVTSRAEVAALADGVKEHLRPDVEVYAEPAKYYDQVIEINLDELEPHVNGPFTPDLAWPISKFAQAIKENNWPEKLEVALIGSCTNSSYEDISRSASLAKQAIDKQLDMKSEFTITPGSELVRYTIERDGLLSTFDQVGGVVLANACGPCIGQWARHIDDPNRKNSIITSFNRNFAKRNDGLASTHAFVASPEIVTALAIAGDLTFNPLTDTLKNKNGEDVKLDEPTGFELPVKGFAVDDAGYQAPAEDGSKVQVIVSPTSDRLQLLEAFPAWEGTDLKGLKLLIKAKGKCTTDHISMAGPWLKYRGHLDNISNNMLIGAVNAFNDKTDTVKNSLTGEYGAVPATMRAYKAAGLGAVVVGDENYGEGSSREHAAMEPRHLGVRAILVKSFARIHETNLKKQGMLGLTFANKEDYDKIQEDDSIDIVGLTTFAPGKPLSVVLHHKDGSTDEFAVNHTYNEQQIEWFKAGGALNVIRAEAAKNKK; encoded by the coding sequence ATGGTGTTTGATATTGACATGATTAAAAAAGTGTATGCGGCACTACCGGGTAAAGTGGAAGCGACCCGTCAGCTGTTAGGCCGTCCGCTCACACTTGCCGAAAAGATTTTATACGCACACCTGTATGCACCAACTACCACGCCTTTTGAAAGAGGCAAATCCTACGTTGAATTTGCGCCGGACCGTGTAGCCATGCAGGATGCAACCGCCCAGATGGCGTTGCTCCAGTTTATGACCGCGGGTCGCGATAAAGTTGCGGTTCCTTCCACAGTACACTGTGATCACCTTATACAAGCCAAAGTAGGCGCCACACAAGATCTGGCGGCTGCTGTGGACACTAATAAAGAAGTTTACGATTTCCTTTCTTCTATTTCTGACAAATACGGCATCGGTTTCTGGAAGCCCGGCGCTGGTATCATCCACCAGGTAGTGCTGGAAAACTATGCCTTCCCCGGCGGTATGATGATCGGTACCGACTCCCACACCCCGAACGCCGGTGGTCTGGGCATGGTGGCTATCGGTGTTGGCGGTGCTGACGCGGTAGACGTAATGGCCGGCCTGCCCTGGGAGCTGAAAATGCCGAAACTGATCGGTGTGAAGCTGACAGGTAAAATGAGCGGCTGGACATCCGCCAAAGACGTGATCCTGAAAGTAGCGGGTATCCTGACCGTAAAAGGCGGTACCGGCGCGATCGTGGAATACTTCGGCGAAGGTGCTGACAGCCTGAGCGCTACCGGTAAAGGCACTATCTGTAACATGGGTGCTGAAATCGGCGCTACCTGCTCCCTGTTTGCTTACGACAGCAAAATGGCTGACTACCTGAAAGTAACCAGCAGAGCTGAAGTAGCCGCCCTGGCCGATGGTGTGAAAGAACACCTGCGCCCGGACGTGGAAGTATACGCAGAACCTGCGAAATACTACGACCAGGTGATCGAAATCAACCTCGACGAACTGGAGCCTCATGTAAACGGTCCGTTCACCCCGGACCTGGCATGGCCTATCTCCAAATTCGCACAGGCGATCAAAGAAAACAACTGGCCTGAAAAGCTGGAAGTAGCCCTGATCGGTTCCTGCACCAACTCTTCCTACGAAGATATCTCCCGCTCCGCTTCCCTGGCCAAACAAGCCATCGACAAGCAGCTGGATATGAAATCCGAATTCACTATCACTCCGGGTTCTGAACTGGTACGTTATACCATCGAAAGAGACGGCCTGCTCTCTACCTTCGACCAGGTAGGCGGTGTAGTGCTGGCAAACGCCTGCGGTCCCTGCATCGGTCAATGGGCCCGGCACATCGACGATCCTAACCGTAAGAACTCCATCATCACTTCCTTCAACCGTAACTTCGCGAAAAGAAACGACGGCCTGGCTTCTACCCACGCTTTCGTAGCTTCTCCTGAAATCGTGACAGCACTGGCTATTGCAGGTGACCTCACCTTCAACCCGCTGACTGACACCCTGAAAAACAAAAACGGTGAAGACGTGAAACTGGACGAACCTACCGGTTTTGAACTGCCGGTAAAAGGTTTCGCAGTGGACGACGCCGGTTACCAGGCGCCTGCAGAAGACGGTAGCAAAGTACAGGTGATCGTGTCCCCTACTTCCGACCGTCTGCAGCTGCTGGAAGCATTCCCTGCATGGGAAGGCACAGACCTGAAAGGCCTGAAACTCCTCATCAAAGCAAAAGGCAAATGTACCACTGACCACATCTCAATGGCCGGCCCATGGCTGAAATACCGCGGTCACCTGGACAACATCTCCAACAACATGCTGATCGGCGCGGTAAACGCGTTCAACGATAAAACAGATACCGTTAAGAACTCCCTGACCGGTGAATACGGTGCTGTTCCGGCTACCATGCGCGCTTACAAAGCTGCCGGCCTCGGTGCGGTAGTAGTGGGCGACGAAAACTACGGTGAAGGCTCCAGCCGCGAACACGCTGCCATGGAACCCCGTCACCTCGGCGTTCGTGCTATCCTGGTGAAATCTTTCGCCCGTATCCACGAAACCAACCTGAAAAAACAAGGTATGCTGGGCCTGACCTTCGCTAACAAAGAAGATTATGACAAAATCCAGGAAGATGACAGCATCGATATCGTTGGCCTGACCACCTTCGCCCCGGGTAAACCGCTCTCCGTGGTACTGCACCACAAAGACGGCAGCACCGATGAATTCGCTGTAAACCACACTTACAACGAACAACAGATCGAGTGGTTCAAAGCCGGCGGCGCCCTGAACGTGATCCGTGCAGAAGCAGCCAAAAACAAAAAATAA
- a CDS encoding PspC domain-containing protein has protein sequence MNRIKDFLEWKAFGVCNAIGEKLGVASSRIRFFFIYATFLTMGSPVIVYMILAFWMNMKNYILNARRNPLRYL, from the coding sequence ATGAACCGGATAAAAGACTTTTTGGAATGGAAAGCCTTTGGCGTGTGCAATGCCATCGGTGAAAAACTGGGTGTCGCCAGCTCCCGGATCCGCTTCTTTTTTATCTATGCCACTTTCCTGACCATGGGATCGCCGGTGATCGTCTATATGATCCTCGCTTTCTGGATGAATATGAAAAATTATATCCTCAACGCCAGAAGGAATCCCTTGCGCTATCTCTGA
- a CDS encoding HD domain-containing protein: protein MSIPVISESWSRLNHAYAADDALVQKALSDILTAYQAPERHYHNLQHITQLLTLHHAYAGQLKAPDTVLYAIFFHDIVYDVQRRDNEQQSALAAGEYLRQTRFPPADINAVEEFILATQTHVNPLQHSDLDYFLDFDLQILGTAPDIYQAYTQQIRREYSIYPDQLYHPGRKKVLQHFMEMPAIYRTPRFNSNMKHRPGKTYRRKSTTYNGNKCI from the coding sequence ATGTCCATCCCCGTTATCAGCGAAAGCTGGAGCCGGCTCAATCACGCATATGCCGCCGACGACGCTCTCGTTCAAAAAGCCCTCTCAGACATCCTCACCGCCTACCAGGCTCCGGAGAGGCACTATCATAACCTGCAGCATATCACCCAGCTGCTGACGCTTCACCACGCATACGCCGGCCAGCTGAAAGCCCCGGACACCGTGTTATATGCCATCTTCTTTCACGATATTGTATATGATGTACAGCGACGCGACAACGAACAACAAAGCGCCCTGGCCGCCGGGGAATACCTCCGGCAGACCCGCTTTCCCCCGGCAGACATCAATGCCGTGGAAGAATTTATCCTCGCCACGCAAACACATGTCAACCCCCTGCAGCATTCCGACCTGGACTACTTCCTGGATTTCGACCTTCAGATACTGGGGACCGCTCCGGACATCTACCAGGCCTATACGCAGCAGATCCGCCGGGAATACAGCATCTATCCCGATCAACTGTACCATCCCGGCAGAAAAAAAGTATTGCAACATTTTATGGAGATGCCTGCCATTTACCGTACCCCGCGTTTCAACAGCAATATGAAACACAGGCCCGGCAAAACATACAGGCGGAAATCGACAACTTATAACGGAAACAAATGCATATGA